In the Cydia fagiglandana chromosome 5, ilCydFagi1.1, whole genome shotgun sequence genome, one interval contains:
- the LOC134664439 gene encoding guanine nucleotide-binding protein G(q) subunit alpha isoform X2: MDCCMSEEAKEQKRINQEIERVLRKDKRDARRELKLLLLGTGESGKSTFIKQMRIIHGSGYSDDDKRGFIKLVYQNIFMAMQSMIRAMDLLKIQYGVPSNLEKADLISSIDFESVTTFESPYVEAIKGLWADNGIQECYDRRREYQLTDSAKYYLSDLARIEAADYLPTEQDILRARQPTTGILEYPFDLDGIIFRMVDVGGQRSERRKWIHCFENVTSIIFLVALSEYDQILFESENENRMEESKALFKTIITYPWFQHSSVILFLNKKDLLEEKIMYSHLVDYFPEYDGPQRDAITAREFILRMFVDLNPDAEKIIYSHFTCATDTENIRFVFAAVKDTILQSNLKEYNLV, encoded by the exons ATGGACTGCTGCATGTCAGAAGAAGCCAAAGAACAGAAAAGAATCAACCAAGAAATAGAGCGGGTACTCCGGAAGGACAAACGTGATGCCAGGAGAGAACTCAAACTTCTGCTGCTTG GCACTGGCGAGTCGGGGAAGTCGACATTCATCAAGCAGATGAGAATCATCCACGGCTCCGGTTACAGCGACGACGACAAGCGGGGCTTCATCAAGTTGGTCTACCAGAACATCTTCATGGCCATGCAGAGTATGATCCGGGCCATGGATctactcaaaatacaatacGGGGTTCCGTCCAATTTA GAAAAGGCGGATTTGATATCATCAATCGACTTTGAGAGCGTGACCACGTTCGAGAGTCCGTACGTCGAGGCGATCAAAGGTCTGTGGGCCGACAACGGGATTCAGGAGTGCTATGACCGCAGGCGGGAGTACCAGCTCACTGACTCTGCCAAATA TTATTTAAGCGATCTGGCCAGAATCGAGGCGGCGGACTATCTGCCGACGGAGCAGGACATCCTTCGCGCGCGTCAGCCCACTACCGGTATCCTTGAGTATCCGTTTGATCTTGATGGCATCATATTTAG AATGGTAGACGTCGGGGGCCAAAGATCCGAGAGAAGGAAGTGGATCCACTGTTTTGAAAACGTCACCTCCATCATATTCTTAGTAGCTCTTAGTGAATATGATCAAATTTTATTCGAATCTGAAAATGAG AACCGAATGGAAGAGTCAAAGGCGTTGTTTAAGACCATCATCACGTACCCCTGGTTCCAACACTCGTCGGTCATCCTCTTCCTCAACAAGAAGGACTTGCTCGAGGAGAAAATCATGTATTCGCATCTTGTCGACTACTTTCCCGAATACGACG GTCCGCAGCGCGACGCCATCACGGCGCGCGAGTTCATCCTGCGGATGTTCGTGGACCTCAATCCGGATGCGGAGAAAATCATCTATTCACATTTTACATGTGCGACAG ACACCGAGAACATCCGGTTCGTGTTTGCCGCGGTGAAGGACACCATCCTACAGTCCAACCTGAAGGAGTACAACCTCGTCTAA
- the LOC134664439 gene encoding guanine nucleotide-binding protein G(q) subunit alpha isoform X3 — protein sequence MDCCMSEEAKEQKRINQEIERVLRKDKRDARRELKLLLLGTGESGKSTFIKQMRIIHGSGYSDDDKRGFIKLVYQNIFMAMQSMIRAMDLLKIQYGVPSNLEKADLISSIDFESVTTFESPYVEAIKGLWADNGIQECYDRRREYQLTDSAKYYLQEIDRVAAPNYLPTEQDILRVRVPTTGIIEYPFDLEEIRFSYLSDLARIEAADYLPTEQDILRARQPTTGILEYPFDLDGIIFRMVDVGGQRSERRKWIHCFENVTSIIFLVALSEYDQILFESENENRMEESKALFKTIITYPWFQHSSVILFLNKKDLLEEKIMYSHLVDYFPEYDGPQRDAITAREFILRMFVDLNPDAEKIIYSHFTCATDTENIRFVFAAVKDTILQSNLKEYNLV from the exons ATGGACTGCTGCATGTCAGAAGAAGCCAAAGAACAGAAAAGAATCAACCAAGAAATAGAGCGGGTACTCCGGAAGGACAAACGTGATGCCAGGAGAGAACTCAAACTTCTGCTGCTTG GCACTGGCGAGTCGGGGAAGTCGACATTCATCAAGCAGATGAGAATCATCCACGGCTCCGGTTACAGCGACGACGACAAGCGGGGCTTCATCAAGTTGGTCTACCAGAACATCTTCATGGCCATGCAGAGTATGATCCGGGCCATGGATctactcaaaatacaatacGGGGTTCCGTCCAATTTA GAAAAGGCGGATTTGATATCATCAATCGACTTTGAGAGCGTGACCACGTTCGAGAGTCCGTACGTCGAGGCGATCAAAGGTCTGTGGGCCGACAACGGGATTCAGGAGTGCTATGACCGCAGGCGGGAGTACCAGCTCACTGACTCTGCCAAATA ctACTTGCAGGAGATAGACCGCGTGGCGGCACCCAATTACTTACCGACCGAACAAGACATCCTTCGCGTGAGAGTGCCTACGACGGGCATTATAGAATACCCCTTTGACTTGGAGGAGATACGATTTAG TTATTTAAGCGATCTGGCCAGAATCGAGGCGGCGGACTATCTGCCGACGGAGCAGGACATCCTTCGCGCGCGTCAGCCCACTACCGGTATCCTTGAGTATCCGTTTGATCTTGATGGCATCATATTTAG AATGGTAGACGTCGGGGGCCAAAGATCCGAGAGAAGGAAGTGGATCCACTGTTTTGAAAACGTCACCTCCATCATATTCTTAGTAGCTCTTAGTGAATATGATCAAATTTTATTCGAATCTGAAAATGAG AACCGAATGGAAGAGTCAAAGGCGTTGTTTAAGACCATCATCACGTACCCCTGGTTCCAACACTCGTCGGTCATCCTCTTCCTCAACAAGAAGGACTTGCTCGAGGAGAAAATCATGTATTCGCATCTTGTCGACTACTTTCCCGAATACGACG GTCCGCAGCGCGACGCCATCACGGCGCGCGAGTTCATCCTGCGGATGTTCGTGGACCTCAATCCGGATGCGGAGAAAATCATCTATTCACATTTTACATGTGCGACAG ACACCGAGAACATCCGGTTCGTGTTTGCCGCGGTGAAGGACACCATCCTACAGTCCAACCTGAAGGAGTACAACCTCGTCTAA
- the LOC134664439 gene encoding guanine nucleotide-binding protein G(q) subunit alpha isoform X1, whose protein sequence is MDCCMSEEAKEQKRINQEIERVLRKDKRDARRELKLLLLGTGESGKSTFIKQMRIIHGSGYSDDDKRGFIKLVYQNIFMAMQSMIRAMDLLKIQYGVPSNLEKADLISSIDFESVTTFESPYVEAIKGLWADNGIQECYDRRREYQLTDSAKYYLQEIDRVAAPNYLPTEQDILRVRVPTTGIIEYPFDLEEIRFRMVDVGGQRSERRKWIHCFENVTSIIFLVALSEYDQILFESENENRMEESKALFKTIITYPWFQHSSVILFLNKKDLLEEKIMYSHLVDYFPEYDGPQRDAITAREFILRMFVDLNPDAEKIIYSHFTCATDTENIRFVFAAVKDTILQSNLKEYNLV, encoded by the exons ATGGACTGCTGCATGTCAGAAGAAGCCAAAGAACAGAAAAGAATCAACCAAGAAATAGAGCGGGTACTCCGGAAGGACAAACGTGATGCCAGGAGAGAACTCAAACTTCTGCTGCTTG GCACTGGCGAGTCGGGGAAGTCGACATTCATCAAGCAGATGAGAATCATCCACGGCTCCGGTTACAGCGACGACGACAAGCGGGGCTTCATCAAGTTGGTCTACCAGAACATCTTCATGGCCATGCAGAGTATGATCCGGGCCATGGATctactcaaaatacaatacGGGGTTCCGTCCAATTTA GAAAAGGCGGATTTGATATCATCAATCGACTTTGAGAGCGTGACCACGTTCGAGAGTCCGTACGTCGAGGCGATCAAAGGTCTGTGGGCCGACAACGGGATTCAGGAGTGCTATGACCGCAGGCGGGAGTACCAGCTCACTGACTCTGCCAAATA ctACTTGCAGGAGATAGACCGCGTGGCGGCACCCAATTACTTACCGACCGAACAAGACATCCTTCGCGTGAGAGTGCCTACGACGGGCATTATAGAATACCCCTTTGACTTGGAGGAGATACGATTTAG AATGGTAGACGTCGGGGGCCAAAGATCCGAGAGAAGGAAGTGGATCCACTGTTTTGAAAACGTCACCTCCATCATATTCTTAGTAGCTCTTAGTGAATATGATCAAATTTTATTCGAATCTGAAAATGAG AACCGAATGGAAGAGTCAAAGGCGTTGTTTAAGACCATCATCACGTACCCCTGGTTCCAACACTCGTCGGTCATCCTCTTCCTCAACAAGAAGGACTTGCTCGAGGAGAAAATCATGTATTCGCATCTTGTCGACTACTTTCCCGAATACGACG GTCCGCAGCGCGACGCCATCACGGCGCGCGAGTTCATCCTGCGGATGTTCGTGGACCTCAATCCGGATGCGGAGAAAATCATCTATTCACATTTTACATGTGCGACAG ACACCGAGAACATCCGGTTCGTGTTTGCCGCGGTGAAGGACACCATCCTACAGTCCAACCTGAAGGAGTACAACCTCGTCTAA